A window of the Coprobacter fastidiosus genome harbors these coding sequences:
- the rsmG gene encoding 16S rRNA (guanine(527)-N(7))-methyltransferase RsmG produces the protein MQIIEKYFPNLNENQKSQFATLDELYKDWNSKINVISRKDIDNLYTHHILHSLGIAKIIQFTPESAIMDVGTGGGFPGIPLAILFPECKFHLLDRIGKKVKVASEIAQSIGLQNVTCRHCGVEEEKSEFDFVVSRAVMPLNDLMKLIRKNIRKKQQNAMPNGLICLKGGELQNEVAPFKKISIVYNLKEYFKEEYFDTKKVVYVPVHK, from the coding sequence ATGCAAATTATTGAAAAATATTTTCCGAATCTAAACGAAAATCAAAAATCCCAATTCGCAACCTTAGACGAACTATATAAAGACTGGAATAGTAAAATCAACGTTATTTCCCGTAAAGATATAGACAATCTATATACCCACCATATATTGCATTCTTTAGGAATAGCAAAAATTATACAATTTACTCCCGAAAGTGCAATAATGGATGTAGGTACTGGAGGAGGATTTCCCGGAATACCTCTGGCTATTTTATTTCCCGAATGCAAATTTCATTTATTAGATCGTATCGGAAAAAAGGTTAAAGTCGCTTCAGAAATAGCACAATCCATCGGACTGCAAAACGTGACATGCAGACATTGTGGAGTAGAAGAAGAAAAAAGCGAGTTCGACTTTGTCGTAAGTCGCGCTGTCATGCCATTAAATGATCTAATGAAACTTATTCGCAAAAATATCCGAAAAAAGCAACAAAATGCAATGCCTAACGGTCTGATTTGCTTAAAAGGAGGAGAACTTCAAAACGAAGTAGCACCATTTAAAAAGATTTCGATCGTGTACAATTTGAAAGAAT